The following coding sequences are from one Sulfurimonas crateris window:
- a CDS encoding RNA polymerase sigma factor FliA — translation MISAYTQDLKHKEDELAIQYLPAVKAMAFRLKERLPSSIDYMDLSAIGTEELIKLARRYDESLNDSFWGYAKKRVYGAMLDYLRSLDVLSRASRKLVKAIDYAIEEYRVEKDEEPTDEELAEILDESVEKIHEARIASTIYTVMPLQDQLQVGDEGSSIANIEKEELINSIKTVLSQYSQREQLIIQFYYFEELTLKEISEILDITESRISQIHKSVIHKIKESVGA, via the coding sequence ATGATTTCGGCATACACACAAGATTTAAAACATAAAGAAGATGAGCTGGCTATCCAGTATCTACCGGCAGTTAAAGCGATGGCATTTAGGCTTAAAGAGAGACTTCCAAGTTCTATTGATTATATGGATCTCTCTGCTATCGGCACGGAAGAGCTTATCAAACTGGCACGTAGGTATGATGAGAGCTTAAACGACTCGTTTTGGGGATATGCCAAAAAGAGAGTTTATGGCGCTATGCTTGACTATTTAAGAAGTCTTGACGTACTTAGCCGTGCGAGCAGAAAACTTGTAAAAGCGATAGACTACGCAATAGAAGAGTATAGAGTAGAGAAGGATGAAGAGCCTACAGATGAAGAGCTTGCAGAGATATTAGATGAGAGCGTCGAGAAGATACATGAAGCGAGAATCGCCTCTACAATCTACACGGTTATGCCTCTTCAGGATCAACTGCAAGTTGGAGACGAAGGTTCATCTATCGCTAATATAGAAAAAGAGGAGCTTATAAACAGTATTAAAACTGTTCTTAGCCAGTACAGCCAAAGAGAGCAGTTGATAATACAGTTTTACTATTTTGAAGAGCTGACTCTTAAAGAGATAAGCGAGATTTTGGATATTACCGAGTCTAGAATCTCTCAGATACATAAGTCGGTTATACATAAAATCAAAGAGAGTGTAGGAGCTTAA
- a CDS encoding P-loop NTPase, with the protein MIGHQAQKLEELVSSTAAKKSKKTRFIAVTSGKGGVGKSTISSNLAYVLSQNGLNVGIFDADIGLANLDVMFNVKIKKNILHVLKGEASVSDILIPITRNLILIPGESGDEILKYSDKALFERFMSEAEILDKLDVMIIDTGAGIGDHIKMFIDAADDVIVVTVPDPAAITDAYATIKTIATFRDDINLIMNQVKSEKEAIAVYEKIKKVALANIGEKLNIKLLGKINSDIKVSSSVKQRALFSVMHPGSIVHKDILSIANAINKNLERDVLVMPSESGLSGLFKRLVKHF; encoded by the coding sequence ATGATTGGACATCAAGCTCAAAAGCTAGAAGAGCTTGTCTCTTCAACGGCTGCTAAAAAGTCTAAAAAAACGCGCTTTATTGCAGTTACCAGCGGTAAAGGCGGTGTTGGAAAAAGTACGATAAGCTCGAATCTTGCCTATGTACTTTCTCAAAATGGTCTTAATGTCGGTATCTTCGATGCAGATATAGGTCTTGCAAATCTTGATGTTATGTTTAACGTAAAGATCAAGAAAAATATTCTGCATGTTTTAAAGGGAGAAGCAAGTGTCTCTGACATATTGATCCCTATTACGAGAAATCTTATACTGATCCCCGGTGAGAGCGGAGATGAGATACTAAAGTATTCCGACAAGGCTCTTTTTGAGAGGTTTATGAGCGAAGCTGAGATTCTCGACAAGCTTGATGTTATGATAATAGACACCGGTGCAGGGATCGGGGATCATATAAAAATGTTCATTGACGCGGCGGATGACGTTATAGTCGTTACAGTCCCGGACCCTGCTGCAATAACAGATGCATACGCGACCATTAAGACAATAGCAACTTTCAGAGATGATATAAATCTTATCATGAATCAGGTAAAGAGCGAAAAAGAGGCCATAGCCGTTTATGAAAAGATAAAAAAAGTAGCATTGGCAAATATCGGGGAGAAGCTAAACATAAAACTCTTGGGTAAAATAAACAGCGATATCAAGGTATCCTCCTCAGTGAAGCAGAGAGCTCTTTTTAGTGTAATGCATCCAGGCTCGATAGTGCATAAAGATATCTTATCTATTGCCAATGCGATTAATAAAAATTTGGAACGCGATGTGCTTGTTATGCCTAGCGAAAGCGGACTGTCAGGGCTTTTCAAGCGATTAGTCAAGCACTTTTAA
- the flhF gene encoding flagellar biosynthesis protein FlhF: MKILTFTGRTPSEALKKAKMDVNYSQMLHIDTKEIQKKSLGREPIYEIVMGIEGDSASHNTYQKTKSSPKDERPLTQKSADVLYDISYAAKQISKIADVKEPMYEHQESKSQMLFEPKELKEIKSEIAKLGDKVKVIQNMFWDEKAPNLESHIPSEFAEIYRLASQSGMNREHLDGIMRMTLEHMPFRMRENSATIKRYFQTLLRKMVPIRLESAPSIGNKKVIMLVGPTGVGKTTSVAKLAARYSYLMQKKYKVGLVVLDTYRIGAVEQLMQYARMMKLGIETVVDPIDFASALDSLRYCDYILIDTMGSSPYDRTKIEKIYECLDGNDIKYNIDVVLVMPSSIKYEDLKATYENFSSLNIDTLMFTKLDETRGFGNIFSLAYETKKPISYFSVGQEVPEDLVCASSDFLVECLLNGFNRSKA, translated from the coding sequence AAAGCTAAGATGGATGTCAACTATAGTCAAATGCTTCACATAGACACAAAAGAGATTCAGAAAAAATCACTCGGACGTGAGCCTATTTATGAGATAGTGATGGGGATCGAGGGTGATTCTGCGTCGCATAACACATATCAAAAAACAAAATCTTCGCCAAAGGATGAGAGACCTCTTACCCAAAAAAGTGCCGATGTCCTCTACGACATCTCCTATGCGGCAAAGCAGATATCCAAGATAGCAGATGTAAAAGAGCCGATGTATGAGCATCAGGAGAGTAAATCTCAGATGCTTTTTGAACCAAAAGAGTTAAAAGAGATAAAATCTGAGATCGCAAAGCTCGGCGATAAAGTAAAAGTGATTCAAAATATGTTCTGGGATGAGAAAGCGCCTAACCTTGAGAGTCATATTCCCTCGGAGTTTGCTGAGATATATCGTCTTGCTTCCCAAAGCGGTATGAACAGAGAGCATCTTGACGGCATTATGAGAATGACGCTGGAGCATATGCCTTTTAGAATGAGAGAAAACTCTGCAACTATAAAAAGATATTTTCAGACACTTCTTAGAAAAATGGTGCCTATCAGACTTGAGAGTGCTCCATCCATAGGAAACAAAAAAGTCATTATGCTTGTGGGACCTACGGGAGTGGGCAAGACTACATCGGTGGCAAAACTGGCTGCCAGATACTCCTACCTGATGCAAAAAAAGTACAAAGTAGGCTTGGTCGTGCTTGACACATACCGCATAGGTGCGGTTGAGCAGCTGATGCAGTATGCCAGAATGATGAAACTTGGCATTGAGACTGTAGTTGATCCGATAGACTTTGCAAGTGCGCTTGACTCTCTTAGATATTGTGACTATATACTTATCGATACTATGGGTTCAAGCCCTTATGACAGAACAAAAATAGAAAAAATTTATGAGTGTCTTGACGGCAACGACATAAAGTACAACATAGATGTCGTTTTGGTAATGCCTAGTTCCATAAAATATGAAGATCTAAAAGCTACATATGAGAATTTCTCTAGCCTCAATATCGACACTCTAATGTTTACAAAGCTCGATGAGACTAGAGGTTTTGGAAATATATTCTCTTTAGCGTATGAGACCAAAAAGCCGATCAGCTACTTCTCAGTCGGACAGGAAGTTCCAGAAGATCTGGTCTGTGCAAGCAGCGACTTCTTGGTTGAGTGTTTATTAAACGGCTTTAACAGGAGCAAAGCATGA